Proteins co-encoded in one Oreochromis aureus strain Israel breed Guangdong linkage group 3, ZZ_aureus, whole genome shotgun sequence genomic window:
- the LOC116316843 gene encoding RLA class II histocompatibility antigen, DP alpha-1 chain-like — protein MTIKMKVWVLLLVLSSVLCVSADGLHETNSISGCSDTDGEDVLILDDEVVWYADFNKHTGVDSLPAFADHPHWQEGMYEEAVTNQQICRQNLKMARSAMKDFPKELDAPDSVEIYTIVNVEIGVQNTLICHVTGFYPAPVNVTWNKNTKKVVEGTSITVPLSNKDGTFSQTSKLDFVPKGGDVYVCIVEHVSLTAPLTKIYEVDNVEPILGPAIFCGVGLTVGVLGVAAGIYLFIRGRK, from the exons ATGACGATAAAGATGAAGGTGTGGGTGCTGCTCCTCGTCCTCTCTTCGGtcctctgtgtctctgctgATG GTCTCCACGAGACAAACTCCATCAGTGGCTGTTCAGACACTGATGGAGAGGATGTGCTGATCCTGGATGATGAGGTGGTCTGGTACGCAGACTTCAACAAACACACAGGTGTTGATTCTCTGCCAGCCTTTGCAGATCACCCACACTGGCAGGAAGGAATGTATGAAGAAGCTGTGACTAATCAACAGATCTGCAGACAAAACCTGAAGATGGCTCGTTCAGCTATGAAGGACTTCCCCAAAGAACTCG ATGCTCCTGACAGTGTGGAAATCTACACTATAGTAAATGTGGAGATTGGAGTCCAGAACACTCTGATCTGTCATGTGACTGGTTTCTATCCTGCTCCTGTTAACGTCACCTGGAACAAGAACACCAAGAAAGTGGTTGAAGGAACCAGCATCACTGTTCCCTTATCCAACAAGGATGGTACCTTCAGCCAGACGTCCAAACTGGACTTTGTTCCCAAGGGAGGAGATGTGTACGTCTGCATAGTGGAACATGTGTCCTTGACCGCACCACTTACCAAAATCTATG AGGTGGACAACGTTGAACCCATTCTGGGACCTGCAATATTTTGTGGAGTGGGTCTGACTGTCGGTGTCCTCGGCGTGGCAGCAGGAATCTACCTCTTCATCCGAGGAAGAAAGTGA
- the LOC120438627 gene encoding H-2 class II histocompatibility antigen, E-S beta chain-like: MDSSFLCFSLFFIILCRADGYEYYTSSRCLFNSTELRDIEYIRSYYYNRIEYVRFSSSLGMFVGYTEYGVKEADQWNNDPGQLAAMRAQKEIYCTPNIDLWYRSVLTKYVKPFVRLHWTKPPVDHHPAILACSIYNFYPKYIKVTWLRNGQRVTSNTTTTEELPDADWFYQIHSYLEYTPKSGEKISCMVEHASLDLPLVTDWVPSMSESKKLMIIGAFGLILGLLFFLAGVIYTRMCSRDGYTSLAHKSNVKQPGGWSKDAAALSLWRPQKEKFFKSVMPLIGVHAMVPSGGHHPAMLLYRVYDFYPKKVASAKAIAAADLLEKTLPDELESRTDAGSQ; this comes from the exons ATGGATTCatcttttctctgcttcagcctcttcttcatcatcctctGCAGAGCAG ATGGATACGAGTATTACACTTCATCCCGCTGCCTGTTTAACTCCACTGAGCTGCGGGACATAGAGTACATCAGATCTTACTATTACAACAGGATAGAGTATGTCAGGTTTAGCAGCAGTCTGGGGATGTTTGTTGGATACACTGAGTACGGTGTGAAGGAGGCAGACCAATGGAACAATGATCCTGGACAACTCGCTGCAATGAGAGCTCAGAAGGAGATATACTGCACACCAAACATTGACCTCTGGTACCGAAGTGTTCTGACAAAATACG TGAAACCATTTGTCAGACTTCACTGGACGAAGCCCCCTGTTGATCATCATCCTGCCATATTGGCTTGCAGCATCTACAACTTCTACCCCAAATATATCAAAGTGACCTGGTTGAGAAACGGACAGAGAGTAACCtccaacacaacaacaactgaagaGCTTCCAGATGCTGATTGGTTCTACCAGATCCATTCCTATTTGGAGTACACACCCAA GTCTGGAGAGAAGATCTCCTGTATGGTGGAGCACGCCAGCCTGGACCTACCTCTCGTTACTGACTGGG tcccgtCCATGTCTGAATCCAAGAAATTGATGATCATTGGAGCCTTTGGGCTGATCCTGGGTCTGCTCTTTTTCCTGGCTGGAGTCATCTACACAAGGATGTGCAGCAGAG ATGGATATACATCTTTGGCTCACAAGTCCAATGTGAAGCAGCCAGGGGGCTGGAGCAAAGATGCTGCAGCTCTGAGCTTGTGGAGACCTCAGAAGGAGAAGTTCTTCAAGTCAG TGATGCCGCTGATTGGTGTTCATGCCATGGTGCCCTCTGGTGGTCATCATCCTGCCATGCTGCTCTACAGAGTCTACGACTTCTACCCCAAAAAGGTCGCTTCTGCTAAAGCGATAGCAGCAGCTGATTTGCTTGAGAAGACTTTACCAGATGAGCTGGAGTCCAG GACTGATGCTGGTTCCCAGTAG